Sequence from the Populus nigra chromosome 17, ddPopNigr1.1, whole genome shotgun sequence genome:
attaagaatatgttgaaaaataggtttttagataaaaaaaacaaagagctcTAAATTTCCGACCGCTATTGTGGCAAGGATTTAACGACGACTTGTTATTTACTCCAtggccaaataaaaaaaataggagccCATCTATGCAACATGGCTTGCTAGGCCCATTAgcgcttgattttttttttctttctaatttttctttttttattgatacttTTGTttcaatatgtatttttataaaatatttttttaatttatatttaaattaatactcattctctcttttttattttctagattgtttatttagctttttttaaataatagttatttttttaattagtttgtatatatttaatgttctaaagagattattctaattaatctataatcatcttttatgttttatataaaaagatttattttgaaaaaaaaatatttgtttatgaaTGATATTTCTAATAAGTGAaaccttacataatattttctcgttttttattttattcaatcgaCTTCATGCATGTATCTATTTCTAttactatttaattaaataaaatattaattttagtaaataaaatcaGATAAATGACCTtgctataattaaataaatgaataaacttCTCAACTtacatttaaaagttttaatataaaaaaaacctttaaaagaaTTGCAAGAAAAACCATCCTATCCACGACGGAAGAAAtaactaatatgaaaaaaatacgtGAGTTCATTCAAATCTCTTGACAGCTTTTTTTGATGCTGACCGCAGATTCAATAAAGGAAGGCAACTCACTGCGGGTTATTTCGTGGTAAAGCACTTACGGAAAAGTCAAGTGAATGAGTGGACAGACTTTAACAGGTCAAGTTTTCTCAACGGATCATCCAATCAGCGAGAAGCAAGGCGGAGAGAGAATGGAAGGCGTAAAGCCATTCAAAAGTAGACAAAATAATATTACACGAGAACATTAAAAGCAGACCAGACCCGCCCCCCCACTTGCCAACTTGCTGCAAGAAGCCCGTCTGCGATCAAGTTGCTCTccgtctctgttttttttttgaaggagagaaaaaacagagagagggaaagaaaatcaaacaatCTTGCAAGTTGCTTGAATCTTTTAGCAGACTGTCGAGTTTTCAAAAATCAAGTTGCAGCTTGACAGGGCAGCAATTCTTCACGTTATTAGTATTCTATGCTCCTTCTTCCCTGTGGAAAAAGTCTGAGCTGGAAATGGAAATTTATATTGTGGACAATAATAATGGATCCGAAACCCATCAAGATCCTTTTCCTTCCGTTGGTCTCTGCATACTCTCTCCTCAGCCTCTAACTTCCCCCATGTTGTCTGTCTCTTTCTTGGTTTCCTGGCCCCACGTTTTCCTCGTAAATAAGCTATTTAATGAAGGTTGATTTTGAAATCCCAGTAATAAtggttatgatttaaaataatttttatttaaaaatatataaataatattttttttattttttaaaagttattttttataccagtatatcaaaataatttttaataacttttttaaaattttaaaaaacatgatttatatcacatttccaaacataaataatttttacaaatattatttttattttgaaatatataaataatttttttttaaaaaaaatattattttttatatcaatacattaaaatgatttaaaaatataaaaaataatttttaataattttaaaaaactcgtATTTCCAAGCAGATTTTAAATCTTCATTAAGCTCTAATCCCTGTTCTAATTGCACCACTTAAACGTAGTATTAAGGGTGAGCATTGGTTCGAATTTCAAATGGGTTTGGTATGGACCaattaaactgtttttttttacagaaaaaataaattgaagtgaATAGACtggttcaattttatattttttaaatcatgggtTTCTTAATTATGCTATTTTTACGCGCTTTTAGTTTATAATGGGTCTctagtttataataatttttttcaatttgatttagttaattcattcttttttattttatttttgtggttctGAAGTTCAAACTAAACCAAACTTTtctgattaaatttttaactgaaaatatttaaaaaaaaaacagttcaaTCAAGTTAATTTCGAATAATTAGCTCGTACCCAAGTAGTATCTCTCACTGTAACTTAAAACCAcccctcttaatttttttttttatcacgcttaaaaaaaataataatccagATAAGCATGGAGGCGATGTACCATGTACCATGTGAATGCATCTCCATGATTACTTTTTAGTACAGAATCATGTGTATTATCACATCCAGCAACTTGATTTTGTTGCTGACGATACGAGGTTTAGCATCTTATTGATCATTAGAATATAAAGCAAGTTGCTGCACCTTCCACGGCCGTCGGCAATTGTTCAAGTCCCCAGCCAAATATGCCATTCACATGGAAATTAAAGATTTCTTTACACACCCAGCAGTTTCTTTATTCTAAACCTATTTTATTTGCTGCTACTCTTTATGTCATAATCCACACAGAATAAAAATCTCGAATACCATTgtcttctttaaatattttatgttttttcaatgccaGAAGCCAGCTTTTCTGCACTTACTCGAATGGAGATCATCGATCCATTATCCTCAGGACTCCAGAAAAATTATCTCTTGGCGCaccaaaatgattttaattctatatatatatatatcccaccCACCAAGAGCCACGATTAGTTTTCATTATCACAGAGCTCTCATATCAGTATTAATTCTTATCAATACCGATGATCATGTCAACTTTGTTGTTATAATATTTCACGAAATGCGCGCTAAAAACGATGGATGGTATTTCACTCACAAAATGGGGCTAcgcaaaaattaaaactaaaataaagaacaaataataataataataatgaagaaaCTGGGGGTGTTGAAATTATCATTGGCAAACCCGCATAGGATTCtcacaaaaaaagaaggtgTTTCACCAAATCATACATttccatttgaaaaaaaaaaaatcaaaccataaatgtatctataaattataacaacaaatgtttttattatcactcACGCTGATGATGATTTATTATTGCGTCTATTCGAGTTCTCGGCGATCTGTGCCAGTGACTGCAGGTTGCACCGAACTATGGTATCCACGAACACACACGTGTCCTCTTTAGTATTTCCAGGAGGAATATCGACCGCGTAAGACTCCATGACGACGGTGCCGTTCCCCGAGGGGGACGAATGGAGAGTTGTAACCGACTTGTAATTCGCAAGCCTATGGTCCCCACCAACAACACTAAAACTGATGACATGCCGTTCATCGTCGAGGATCTCGAGGCGTTCGGTGCTGTGAGCAGCTGGGAGGCCCGAGATAACGTGGATTTCACGGAGAGTGCCCACGTCACCGTCTCCGAGGATAACGTGGCAGCTCTTGACGAAATGTTTATAAGCTTGTGGGTTGTCGAACCGGCGAACGACAGACCATACGGTGGAGATTGGGGCAGCGATCTGTTGTACCACCGCAGAGCAGCACTGGTTGGGGCCTACAGCGTGGGTGTGGTAGCGTGAGACGGTCTCTGGAACTGGGGTGGCGTCGCATGGTAGAGGGGACCACCGTTTTTGGCATGAAGTTGCGGTGGTTGTGTTGGTGGTGTTTAGGGTCGTGTTACTTGTGGTGTTGTTGATTCTATGGATTAAAAGGGATGACCTCGGAGGATTAGCAGGcatttttttggctttcttgTCTGCAGTGACGATTTATGAGAGATGGGGTtttcaggttcttagtttctttgatgttttaatGACTTTTGGAGGATTCGTGCGAGTATAAATATTAGAGAGAGGAAGGGAGATGAGGCTAGTCACTTTCCTACTCTGAGGGGCATGGAAGGGTACTGATGACTTGGTGATGTTCTGCAAGTGGCAAGGGAGAGCGGTGGAAGGGGTGGGTGGGTGGCTGTCTTCGATTTTCTTATGGAGAAGAAGGACTACCGagttttatataaacaaaaaaggtTGATGTTGAGTGTCGTAAAATAGCGCCTAGTTGGTGTGCTTAAATTACTAAAGtggccctttttttttaataaaattaaattactaacaTGCCCTCAAGAAAGCATGGAAGTACAccatcaactttttttaatcaaaataaagaataaCAAAGAAAGAATGAATTTATGTACAGGGGCTTTAGAGTCATTTTCTTCCCtcactttgaatttttatactAGCCAGGGACAATGGCAGGTTTGTGAATCTTGTAGATAATCAAGTGCAAATTGGCAAAGTGGCTTCAAATGGACGATCAACTTGCTGGAGAGGCGTAAAGCCGAAGGACAAGATAAGCATTTTGAACTGTGACCAGGTATAAATACAGATTTACACGCTGATTGGGGTTGCGGTCTAATtaattctttattaattataaatttgattttcttatattatttttttaggctttttatataaaaaataattaaaaaaatagaaataaaaaaaaagacacctaGCGATAATTTGTGTCTAATATTTAGCAGCTAGGCCCGTTTACAATTCCATGGAAATTGTGGGTTTGTTCTACGATTTCTTTATCACCTTTTGATGTTGCTTTAACGTGATTCTTTTatcttgtattttgttttcaaacacTCGGAAGAACCAAAATTTGGACCCCTTTTTCTGCTGGTAAACAAGAACAAGTTGGACCCCCTTTAGCACATGATCCTCAGGTACCTTATATATACATGCTAGTGGCCTGGGACCCGTGAATATTTAGGTCATGGGATTAGCATTGTGGCATTTAATGGTTTTTCTTCATTCATCATTAATgttcattattaaattaaaccTAGTTGCTTGATTTGAGAGATTTGAGATTCAGATTTTGTCCGCAACTGATCTTTCttattcaaatttgaaaatatattgactagaaaaacctaatttttattgattttttgatttgatgaaaaccagttatacttgtttatttttgcattttaaaagtgttttttttaatgtttttagattatttttatgttttgatattaaaaataatatttttaaaaaaatattattttaatacatttctgaatgaaatatattttgaaaagtaatcgaTACTGCACTTCCAAATACCCTGAACCTAACAGGGTTAATGATCATCTTCCTTGTGTTTCTTTCAAATTAACTTTAGTCCACTAGGTGTTTTATgttcttttagttttgttttgaatgttCTTTCTGATCAAGCATGGAGATTTGTTTCTTCTGGAGCGATTCTCTCTTATCCCTCCCTAAAGTATTTGATCCCTAAGATCACCGGCGTCTTCCCTTCCCACTtgatacttttaaaaacacatgcATCCATGGTGGTCGTATAAATATGATCAGACGACGTATTCAAGGTCTAGCTGTTCAtataataaaaccaaattctaaataataaaCTAAATCAGAAGTCCACTGCGTAAATATTACTAGTGAAGtttctatatttttagattatcgTTCATTTCTTCTTCGTGGAACAACTAGCAACATTGGAATTCTACGTTCAAAGAGTCTTGTCTATGGAATGCGGCTTCTTTTGAATCTGATGCTCAAGATTTTCAAGACGAATGGAATATTTCATTTTCAGTAAAAAGGGGGCATTTATGAGGCGAACCTGTAGAGATAAACACGAAGAATCCAGTTTAAAGAACCTGCAAAAAGCTTGTAAAAGGAGTGttgttaatatcaataaatgTACAGGAGACGATGAAAGGCACAGAATTATTGGCAGCGATGTACTTCGGGAACCATGCAacgaaagaaaaatattgaatctaTTGGCCATTGCTGAAAGTtatatttacttatttattatAAGTGCTTGGAGTTGGATGCATTGTATCCAGCATTATAATATAAAGTATTTTGaagacaaataataaaatatatgaataaaacATACTATGACCTTAGGGCATTGCATCATGGAAGAGAAGGTATAAATGGACCATAAAACCGGTGGTTTGTTAATTTACATGACGTCGTCTCATGATGAGGAGTAGCATGCTAGTTAtgagtaaattattatttagtcctaaatcttgaatttgattataacTCTCTCCTTTGTGCACggaaatgtataattttgtccTCATCGAACTGTTTCATGttaaaacgttttttttttcggAGGAGACAAATATAAACTCGACGTATCATCTTGACCTAACATCTATAGTTGTAAAAATCAAACCTATTTGATAAGATAATATGAGATTTGACTGGTCTAAGACTTGGACTAgtttaaattgagaaaaaaaaaattaaaagaaaaaaacatggttgaCCAGGTAAAAAACCGACCTTTTATCTATTATTATGGTTATTAGAAAATCTATGGTATGTGAGAATCTGAGTAAGGGATTGCTTGTACAAGAAAAAGACGCATCATCAtcgtgcaccctacctaaggtaggatggattgttgtttgattgttttttaggtCGTGTTTCTATCCGTTGCTCTTTTTCCAAGGTCTAAAGCAGATTTTTTTTCGTGAagaagtctctaccttatcagATTAAACCCTAACTGTTCTAAGGTTCAAATTttagcatcacatttatttttcactttgtatttttaatactcGAGGGTATACtttataatgtaattttatacctttaaatattaaagtctacaactAAATCTTAACActccaaatattaattaaacaaaataattattgaaagatttttgatattttggccaaaaatggataatcataaactaattatgatatccattttgattttttttaaaatatgataaaatgactttatctcttttttaaaaaatatgcatgaaaaatctTTTAGGATTTGACCATATgcacaaagacaaaaaaacatatatattttttttggaaagaggaaattaattttatttttttggagaaaaccatgtatttttaatactgggtttgtatcttacaatgtaagttTACAGCCTGATATTATGTAAAATAGTTGAAAAAACATGCGAGcgatccaaaaataattttaaaatgccttttagaaaatttgaaattttgtccttttcttttcttatttttttaatattattatattattatattattaaatatattgggcTGGACCCGACCCAACCATATGGGCTTGGGCTAAAACATTCCAGCCCGACTTAGTCGGGTTGAGCTAACTAGCAGCCTAACaatctttctctctccttcgtTTTGGACTAGACCCGGCCTAACCATCTAGGTTGGCTGAAACGGGTCTAGCCCATCATTGCATAGTCATTGTCCCGACCCAGTGACCATGCTAATTATATTTGCAATGCATGCATAATGAATTCTATATACAGTGGCCATGGAGATGCggggggaagaaaaagaagagagatgaAGACTACCTTGCGTGGAAGGTATGGATGTCGTCACTAGTTTGACGTGAGGATAATAAAGGCATTAGTGGCTCACAGTGGGGCTGAAGTTGCTACCAACGAGGAGGGTTGGTTTTGATTACTGGAAGAAGAAAGTTGCGTCGGAGAGGGAGAAGTTATGCCAATGAGAATATGAGTTGGTGGAGGAGGTTGGGCTATTGTTTTTCACGATGGTGCTGAGGTTGTGGTGGTTGTAAACACGATGGAGAGAGAGGGAAGAGCAACAATGGCAGGAGAAAAACCAAGGGGAGGCTGATTTTTTCCCAACTTTGGCCTCtgatttcttcatcttcaatgCTTGGAATCCACTCCTATTTATAGGGGGTGGAAGATGATTATTGTCTTTATTGGAGACAAATCTTTGCCCTTGATTCGAATCAGAAGGATCTCAACCATTGGTTTAAAGTTGTCATCATGACCTGAAAAGTTGGCAGCTAAAGAC
This genomic interval carries:
- the LOC133676744 gene encoding abscisic acid receptor PYL4, whose protein sequence is MPANPPRSSLLIHRINNTTSNTTLNTTNTTTATSCQKRWSPLPCDATPVPETVSRYHTHAVGPNQCCSAVVQQIAAPISTVWSVVRRFDNPQAYKHFVKSCHVILGDGDVGTLREIHVISGLPAAHSTERLEILDDERHVISFSVVGGDHRLANYKSVTTLHSSPSGNGTVVMESYAVDIPPGNTKEDTCVFVDTIVRCNLQSLAQIAENSNRRNNKSSSA